One window of Ralstonia pickettii DTP0602 genomic DNA carries:
- a CDS encoding choline dehydrogenase, translated as MKRDNYDYVIVGAGSAGCTLAYRLSENPNVRILVLEAGGWDTHPFLHIPLAWPHVFFNRMSDWMYFSEPDATIANRRLDCARGKVVGGCSTVNGMTYMRGHPGDYDNWAKTPGLEAWAYDRVLPYFRRTESWEGGADAYRGGTGPLTTRYSRFDDPISENFVAAGVEAGYAFTKDFNGAEPEGFAAWQSTIRDGRRCSAAVAFLKPALKRDNVKLQTKAHTTRIVMEGTKAVGVEYIQGGRSQIAYADKEVIVAAGAINSPQLLNLSGIGDPSELKAFGIKTVVELPGVGKNLHDHISVGVSFARKERSPLHRAMRADRIVRELGKAYFRGEGIATDLPSGGLAHIKSSPDETLPDIELLTAAAPSNAGPYFPPFVRSYTDGFMIRAAVLRPESRGQVRLASASPDVAPIIAQNFLATDRDRKALRAGVRMARDVGRQKSLAKIVDREIAPSGYSDAEIDAHIGAAAISVHHPVGTCKMGSTDDRMAVVDAELRVFGVQNLRVVDASIMPTIVGGGTNAPTIMIAEKASDLILASHR; from the coding sequence TTGAAACGAGATAACTACGATTATGTGATCGTCGGCGCCGGCTCTGCCGGTTGCACGCTCGCGTACCGGCTTTCGGAGAATCCCAATGTCCGCATCCTTGTGCTGGAGGCGGGCGGCTGGGATACACATCCGTTCCTGCATATCCCGCTTGCGTGGCCACATGTATTTTTTAACCGCATGAGCGACTGGATGTATTTTTCCGAGCCGGACGCCACGATCGCCAACCGGCGGCTCGATTGCGCGAGAGGCAAGGTCGTGGGGGGCTGCTCGACGGTGAATGGCATGACCTACATGCGCGGGCATCCGGGCGACTATGACAATTGGGCAAAGACACCAGGACTGGAGGCATGGGCCTATGACCGCGTGCTTCCCTATTTCCGCCGCACGGAGTCGTGGGAGGGCGGGGCGGACGCTTATCGCGGAGGTACCGGTCCGCTGACCACCCGCTATTCCCGCTTTGATGATCCGATATCAGAGAATTTTGTCGCCGCCGGCGTCGAGGCGGGCTACGCCTTTACGAAGGACTTCAATGGCGCCGAACCGGAAGGGTTCGCGGCATGGCAATCGACCATCCGTGACGGTCGCCGTTGCAGTGCGGCCGTCGCCTTTCTGAAGCCGGCGCTCAAGCGAGACAATGTCAAGCTCCAGACAAAAGCCCATACCACACGCATCGTGATGGAGGGCACAAAGGCGGTAGGGGTTGAGTATATTCAGGGAGGGCGATCACAGATCGCATATGCCGACAAGGAGGTCATCGTCGCTGCGGGTGCGATCAACTCGCCGCAGCTCCTGAACTTGTCCGGCATCGGTGATCCCTCCGAGCTCAAGGCGTTTGGCATCAAGACCGTTGTTGAACTACCCGGCGTGGGCAAGAACCTTCACGACCATATATCGGTCGGCGTCTCCTTTGCGCGCAAAGAGCGCAGCCCACTGCATCGCGCGATGCGCGCCGATCGCATCGTGCGCGAGTTGGGCAAGGCCTATTTTCGTGGCGAGGGCATCGCCACTGACCTTCCTTCCGGCGGCCTGGCTCACATCAAGAGTTCGCCCGACGAAACTCTGCCTGATATCGAACTCCTGACAGCCGCCGCGCCGAGCAACGCCGGGCCATACTTTCCGCCGTTCGTGCGCAGCTATACCGATGGCTTCATGATCCGGGCCGCCGTGCTTCGACCGGAAAGCCGCGGGCAGGTGCGCCTCGCCTCGGCAAGCCCGGATGTTGCGCCAATCATTGCGCAGAACTTCCTTGCCACGGATCGGGACCGCAAGGCCCTCAGAGCCGGCGTCAGGATGGCTCGCGATGTCGGACGCCAGAAATCGCTGGCGAAGATCGTCGACCGCGAAATCGCGCCGTCGGGCTATAGCGATGCCGAAATCGATGCGCATATCGGAGCGGCCGCGATCAGCGTTCACCATCCGGTGGGGACATGCAAGATGGGAAGCACGGACGACAGGATGGCCGTCGTCGATGCCGAACTGAGGGTGTTCGGTGTGCAGAATCTTCGCGTCGTGGACGCATCCATCATGCCCACGATTGTCGGCGGGGGCACAAATGCGCCCACCATCATGATCGCCGAGAAGGCTTCTGACCTGATCCTTGCTTCACACCGCTAA
- a CDS encoding NADPH:quinone oxidoreductase (K00344: E1.6.5.5, qor; NADPH2:quinone reductase [EC:1.6.5.5]), with the protein MKAIVIEEFTAPESVTVGDLPDPRLGKSDVLIGVRAAAVNYPDVLVVQGKYQILPQRPFAPGKDAAGVVLAVGADVTGFRPGDRVVAQLEYGGYAELVSVDAASCFRIPDAMSFEDAAAMGLVYQTAYFALMERGGFRQGETVLVTGAAGGVGSAAIQIVKGLGGIALAGVSGAEHVDTARQLGADAVIDLAAPDLRESLRDQVRIATAGHGVDVLLDTLGGDVFDAALRAMAWCGRAVVIGFAAGRIPEVKVNYLLVKNIAVSGLQWSDYRERQPEKVLAVQQEIFRLYEQGALKPKIAGTLPLAHAGQALAKLASGQVSGKYVLTLD; encoded by the coding sequence ATGAAAGCTATTGTCATAGAGGAATTTACGGCTCCTGAATCCGTCACCGTCGGCGATTTGCCCGATCCCCGGCTCGGCAAAAGCGATGTACTGATTGGCGTGCGTGCAGCCGCCGTCAACTATCCCGATGTCCTGGTCGTGCAGGGAAAATATCAGATCCTTCCGCAACGGCCGTTCGCGCCGGGAAAGGATGCCGCCGGCGTGGTGTTGGCGGTCGGCGCTGACGTGACCGGGTTCCGGCCCGGCGACCGCGTGGTAGCGCAGCTGGAGTACGGTGGCTACGCCGAGCTCGTCAGCGTCGATGCCGCATCGTGCTTCCGCATCCCGGATGCCATGTCGTTCGAGGACGCAGCCGCGATGGGCCTGGTGTACCAGACCGCTTACTTCGCGCTGATGGAACGCGGTGGGTTCCGCCAAGGCGAGACAGTCCTCGTCACCGGTGCCGCCGGCGGCGTCGGCTCGGCGGCGATCCAGATCGTAAAGGGCCTGGGCGGTATCGCGCTGGCCGGAGTCAGCGGCGCCGAGCATGTGGACACCGCAAGACAACTGGGCGCGGATGCGGTGATCGACCTCGCTGCCCCGGACTTGCGCGAATCGCTGCGCGACCAGGTACGCATCGCCACGGCCGGACACGGTGTGGATGTCCTGCTCGATACCCTAGGCGGCGACGTGTTCGATGCCGCGCTGCGCGCGATGGCATGGTGCGGCCGGGCCGTGGTCATTGGCTTCGCGGCAGGACGGATTCCCGAGGTCAAGGTCAACTATCTTCTCGTCAAGAACATCGCTGTCAGCGGGCTGCAATGGAGCGATTACCGCGAGCGCCAACCCGAGAAGGTGCTGGCTGTGCAACAAGAAATCTTCCGGCTGTATGAGCAAGGCGCGCTGAAGCCGAAGATCGCCGGCACCTTGCCGCTGGCGCACGCCGGTCAGGCGTTGGCTAAGCTCGCTTCCGGCCAGGTATCCGGCAAATATGTCTTGACGCTGGACTAA